Proteins from a single region of Thermococcus sp. CX2:
- a CDS encoding 50S ribosomal protein L35ae codes for MRRKAIVLAYAGTKEHQDNYHMILKPLGVEGREQAAQLIGRKVVWKTPTGRKMFGKILKPHGNKGEVKAYFKPGLPGQALGDYVEIL; via the coding sequence ATGAGGAGGAAGGCCATCGTCCTTGCCTACGCCGGAACCAAGGAGCACCAGGACAACTACCACATGATTCTCAAGCCCCTTGGGGTTGAGGGCAGGGAGCAGGCGGCCCAGCTCATCGGCAGGAAGGTCGTCTGGAAGACCCCAACCGGCAGGAAGATGTTCGGAAAGATTCTCAAGCCCCACGGCAACAAGGGAGAGGTCAAGGCCTACTTCAAGCCCGGCCTCCCTGGACAGGCCCTCGGCGACTACGTCGAAATCCTTTAA
- a CDS encoding MATE family efflux transporter — protein sequence MLHLKEDQQRLWKLAWPAIMGNISQTLLNLVDMMMVGQLGALALAAVGLGGQVSWFMMPIMAAVATGTLALVARFVGAKDEENATLALEQSLYLSFLLGIPVMLFGWFFGDDILRIMGASDNVIELGYEYIKVLFAFYPIRFVGFTAFSALRGAGDTKTPMKLGILMNIVNAVFDYLLIFGKFGFPKLGPVGAAWASGIGITTSFLIGLYLLSSGRLVLHFKPSWSFHTDMARRVLRIGIPTMVERGLFSFYNFLYMSIVTRFGTIALAAHQVGLRVESIAYMPAFGFNVATAALVGQSLGEGRPDKAEKTVYEAIKMVSLFMATMAVILIAFPRYLVMPFISPSDPNYGEVLRLAAIYLIIVGISEIPLGWLFVIGGALRGAGDTKSPMYITAVSKLLFRIVPAYLLGFGFTIPGFTLGQWTFPGFTFEGLGVIAAWIAMSLETFTTAALFWWVFKRGKWKHVKV from the coding sequence ATGCTGCACCTCAAAGAGGATCAGCAAAGGCTATGGAAGCTTGCCTGGCCGGCCATCATGGGCAACATATCCCAGACCCTCCTTAACTTAGTTGATATGATGATGGTTGGCCAGCTCGGGGCGCTAGCCCTGGCCGCGGTTGGTCTCGGCGGTCAGGTCAGCTGGTTCATGATGCCGATAATGGCGGCGGTTGCTACGGGAACCCTCGCCCTCGTCGCGAGGTTCGTCGGTGCCAAGGACGAGGAAAACGCGACTTTGGCTTTAGAGCAGAGTCTTTACCTGTCTTTTCTCCTCGGAATTCCCGTGATGCTCTTCGGCTGGTTCTTCGGCGATGATATCCTTAGGATTATGGGTGCCAGCGATAACGTCATTGAGCTCGGCTACGAGTACATAAAGGTGCTCTTTGCCTTCTACCCAATAAGGTTCGTCGGATTCACAGCCTTTTCCGCCCTCAGGGGGGCCGGAGACACAAAAACGCCGATGAAGCTCGGCATACTCATGAACATCGTCAACGCGGTTTTCGACTACCTGCTAATCTTCGGAAAGTTCGGCTTTCCAAAGCTCGGCCCAGTTGGAGCGGCGTGGGCCTCTGGAATTGGTATAACGACTTCCTTCCTGATAGGCCTCTACCTCCTCAGCAGCGGCAGGCTTGTGCTTCACTTCAAGCCAAGCTGGTCTTTCCACACCGACATGGCCAGGAGGGTATTGCGCATAGGCATTCCAACGATGGTCGAGCGCGGGCTGTTCAGCTTCTACAACTTCCTCTACATGAGCATAGTGACGCGCTTCGGGACCATAGCTTTGGCCGCACACCAGGTCGGCCTTAGGGTGGAGAGCATAGCCTACATGCCGGCCTTTGGCTTCAACGTGGCAACGGCCGCTTTAGTTGGCCAGAGCCTCGGCGAGGGAAGGCCAGATAAAGCCGAAAAGACCGTCTACGAGGCCATCAAGATGGTCAGCCTCTTCATGGCCACCATGGCGGTGATCCTTATAGCCTTCCCGCGCTACCTCGTCATGCCCTTCATCAGCCCCAGCGACCCGAATTACGGAGAGGTTCTCAGGCTCGCGGCGATTTACCTGATAATTGTCGGCATAAGTGAGATACCCCTCGGCTGGCTCTTCGTCATTGGCGGAGCTTTGAGGGGAGCGGGAGACACCAAGAGCCCGATGTACATAACCGCGGTGAGCAAGCTGCTCTTCAGGATAGTCCCCGCATATCTGCTCGGTTTTGGCTTCACTATTCCGGGCTTTACACTTGGCCAATGGACATTCCCGGGATTCACTTTTGAGGGTCTCGGCGTTATAGCGGCCTGGATAGCCATGAGCCTCGAGACATTCACTACAGCTGCCCTCTTCTGGTGGGTGTTCAAGCGCGGAAAGTGGAAGCATGTGAAGGTATGA
- a CDS encoding DUF402 domain-containing protein, with protein MKIHLIYRRVPNRVLERCDELIADLGEVVVAKAKFEGMLAPLRVNGVEVIKNGYTMVYFAFVGENYDILKVYDENGEFKGLYIDVLAYTKREGNTIEMLDLFLDIFIFPGGEAFLLDEDELEMALNYGLIDRETFDFAYRIARGILEKLKRGEFPPKIVWEYELEGRE; from the coding sequence ATGAAAATCCACCTCATCTACCGCCGTGTCCCGAACCGCGTCCTGGAGCGGTGCGACGAGTTGATAGCAGATTTGGGCGAGGTAGTGGTTGCCAAAGCTAAGTTCGAGGGTATGCTCGCTCCTCTCAGGGTGAACGGCGTTGAGGTCATTAAGAACGGCTACACGATGGTCTACTTCGCCTTCGTTGGTGAGAACTACGACATCCTGAAAGTCTACGACGAAAACGGTGAGTTCAAAGGTCTCTACATCGACGTTCTGGCCTACACGAAGCGCGAAGGAAACACTATAGAGATGCTCGACCTGTTTCTCGACATCTTCATCTTTCCCGGCGGCGAGGCCTTTCTTCTCGACGAGGACGAGCTTGAGATGGCCCTCAACTACGGCCTGATTGACAGGGAGACTTTCGACTTTGCATACCGCATCGCGAGGGGGATACTCGAAAAGCTTAAGCGCGGTGAGTTCCCACCGAAAATAGTCTGGGAGTACGAGCTGGAGGGTCGGGAATGA
- a CDS encoding DUF167 domain-containing protein: MKFIRETKDGVVILLYVQPKAKKNEIEGVDEWRGRLKVKIKAPPVEGKANKEVVKFFSKLLGAEVEIIRGETSREKDLLVKGLSSKEVLKKLGL; this comes from the coding sequence ATGAAGTTCATCAGGGAAACCAAGGACGGCGTTGTAATCCTGCTTTACGTCCAGCCGAAGGCGAAGAAGAACGAGATTGAAGGCGTTGATGAGTGGCGCGGAAGGCTGAAGGTGAAAATCAAAGCCCCACCAGTGGAAGGAAAGGCGAATAAAGAGGTAGTCAAGTTCTTCTCCAAGCTGCTTGGGGCTGAGGTCGAAATAATTCGGGGCGAAACTTCTCGTGAGAAAGACCTCCTGGTTAAGGGCCTTTCCAGCAAAGAAGTCCTTAAAAAACTTGGACTCTAA
- a CDS encoding tRNA (guanine(10)-N(2))-dimethyltransferase, with the protein MELVEVHEGLARILVPKAERIYDAPVFYNPVMALNRDVSVLALKVLGSKRVLDALSATGIRGIRYALETSAEEVWLNDINPDAFRLIVENLKLNFSGEPEFREKKVVLRGDKTLVAMNADANRLMNEQFRYFDFVDLDPFGSPMEFLDSALRAVKRRGTLAITATDTGVLCGAYRNACLRKYLAEPIRGELCHEAGLRILIGTLVRYAAKYDLGVEVLLAYYRDHYFRAFLRLRSGAKKADESMKQLGYLYQEPSGRFDYERAFLPSKVKAYGPLWFGPLKSQEFVEELYKLSRASPLGNAKKTPEFLELLRDELDVPFHYDTHALARRHGLEVRKLAGVIEILREKGYKATRTHFSPTALKTDAPFEEVLEALRELQ; encoded by the coding sequence ATGGAGCTGGTTGAGGTTCACGAAGGTCTCGCGAGGATTCTCGTTCCAAAGGCCGAGCGCATTTACGATGCCCCCGTCTTCTACAACCCCGTTATGGCGCTGAACAGGGACGTAAGCGTTCTTGCTCTGAAGGTTCTCGGTTCAAAGCGCGTTCTCGATGCCCTTTCGGCAACGGGGATAAGGGGCATCCGCTACGCCCTCGAAACGTCAGCTGAGGAAGTGTGGCTCAACGACATAAACCCCGACGCTTTTAGGCTGATAGTCGAGAACCTGAAGCTGAACTTTTCGGGGGAGCCTGAGTTCCGCGAGAAGAAAGTGGTTCTTAGAGGGGACAAGACCCTCGTGGCAATGAACGCAGATGCCAACAGGCTGATGAACGAGCAGTTTAGGTACTTCGACTTTGTTGACTTAGACCCCTTCGGCTCGCCGATGGAGTTCCTTGATTCGGCCCTTAGAGCCGTGAAGAGGCGCGGTACTTTGGCTATCACCGCGACCGACACTGGAGTCCTCTGCGGGGCCTACAGGAACGCCTGCCTGCGCAAATACCTTGCAGAGCCCATAAGGGGTGAGCTCTGCCACGAGGCAGGCCTTAGGATCCTCATCGGGACCCTCGTCAGATACGCGGCGAAGTATGACCTCGGCGTTGAAGTTCTGTTGGCTTATTACAGGGACCACTACTTCAGGGCCTTCCTCCGGCTCAGGAGCGGTGCGAAGAAGGCCGACGAGAGTATGAAGCAGCTCGGCTATCTGTATCAGGAGCCGAGCGGGAGGTTTGACTACGAGAGGGCCTTTCTGCCGTCAAAAGTCAAAGCATACGGCCCGCTCTGGTTCGGCCCGTTGAAGAGCCAGGAGTTCGTTGAGGAGCTCTATAAGCTGAGCAGAGCCTCTCCGCTCGGCAACGCGAAGAAAACCCCCGAGTTCCTGGAGCTACTCAGAGACGAGCTGGACGTTCCGTTCCACTACGACACCCACGCTTTAGCCAGAAGGCACGGCCTCGAGGTCAGGAAGCTGGCTGGAGTCATCGAGATACTCCGCGAGAAGGGCTACAAGGCAACGAGAACGCACTTCTCGCCGACGGCTCTTAAAACGGACGCACCCTTTGAGGAGGTGCTCGAGGCTTTGAGGGAGCTTCAGTGA
- a CDS encoding haloacid dehalogenase, whose translation MVVYLFDFDGTLVDSRQAVEKALRIAIEKTIPAVIESDLYGDYYKALFLFIKGKLTYQYLGVIHELVAQGTIHEYYQLMPKYIKDFPFARDIVRTLRERGRYVISFSGEHTYPGGKAIFMKKTNWYDEFDDVITFKGTKDMLQKFETLRELYPDEPFVWVDDSPSRFTFVTDENTLLIQKASPYKQDVALLFERQNFLKIKSLRELLDIDKSLTEFL comes from the coding sequence ATGGTGGTTTACTTATTCGACTTCGATGGAACGCTTGTTGACAGCAGGCAGGCCGTCGAGAAGGCCCTGAGGATAGCCATCGAGAAGACGATTCCAGCTGTTATAGAGAGCGACCTATACGGTGACTATTATAAGGCGCTTTTCCTCTTCATCAAGGGCAAGCTCACCTACCAGTACCTCGGTGTCATCCACGAGCTCGTCGCTCAGGGAACGATACATGAGTACTATCAGCTCATGCCCAAGTACATCAAAGACTTTCCATTTGCCCGCGACATCGTGAGAACCCTTAGAGAGCGAGGAAGATACGTAATCTCATTCTCCGGCGAACACACCTACCCAGGTGGGAAGGCCATTTTCATGAAGAAGACTAACTGGTACGATGAGTTCGACGATGTCATAACCTTCAAGGGAACAAAGGACATGCTCCAAAAGTTTGAGACCCTCAGGGAGCTTTATCCAGACGAGCCCTTCGTCTGGGTTGACGACAGTCCGAGCCGGTTCACCTTCGTTACCGATGAGAACACCCTCCTCATCCAAAAGGCCTCACCCTACAAACAGGATGTTGCTCTTCTCTTCGAGAGGCAGAACTTCCTTAAGATCAAGAGCCTCAGGGAGCTTCTTGACATAGATAAAAGCCTAACGGAGTTTCTGTAG
- a CDS encoding LSm family protein yields the protein MAERPLDVIHRSLDKDVLVILKKGFEFRGKLIGYDIHLNIVLAGAEMIQDGEVVKKYGKIVIRGDNVLAISPVDVGVE from the coding sequence ATGGCGGAAAGACCACTTGATGTTATCCACAGGTCCCTCGACAAGGACGTGCTCGTCATCCTGAAGAAGGGGTTCGAGTTCAGGGGCAAGCTCATCGGTTACGACATTCACCTGAACATCGTCCTCGCCGGTGCCGAGATGATTCAGGACGGCGAGGTCGTTAAGAAGTACGGTAAAATCGTTATCAGGGGAGACAACGTCCTGGCGATTTCCCCGGTTGATGTTGGTGTTGAGTGA
- the glyS gene encoding glycine--tRNA ligase produces MADKYEILQDLMRRRGFAWGSFEIYGGARGFYDYGPLGATIKRKIEQKIREAFQREGFFELETPDITPEKVFIASGHVEKFVDPLVECKKCGARFRADHLVEDALDIDTEGMSADHLTQLIRNHDIKCPECGGELSDVWYFNLMFETKIGPYGDQKGYLRPETAQGIFVNFRRLNAFARNKLPFGVFQIGKAYRNEISPRQGMLRLREFTQAEAEIFFNPNETEHPHFDEVKDEVLRLYPIENQLKNLGEIEITAEEAVKRGYIMNTFFAYYMVMVKRVLLDIGIPESAIRFRQQLPEERAHYSSDTWDVEIHSERFGWVECVGVAYRGDYDLSKHMKMSGADLTVLIHYDEPKIVKRLIVSLNMKRVGPKLKGDAKRINEKLKAMSQEELEKIVKSLNETGKAIIDGYELEKDDFIIKEVEEKITGEKIVPHVLEPSFGIDRPFYLLLENSLVIEEDRTYLKLKKDMAPIEVAVLPLVAKEPLKSIAYDVFRKLQKAGFIAVYDEKDTIGRRYIRYDEIGTPYCVTIDNQTPEDGTVTIRDRDTREQMRVKIEELPEKLRELIFGE; encoded by the coding sequence ATGGCCGATAAGTATGAGATTCTTCAGGACCTCATGAGGAGGAGAGGCTTCGCTTGGGGCAGCTTTGAAATCTACGGTGGTGCGAGAGGTTTTTACGATTATGGCCCACTCGGTGCGACTATCAAGAGGAAGATAGAGCAGAAGATAAGGGAGGCCTTCCAGAGGGAGGGCTTCTTCGAGCTCGAAACGCCCGACATAACCCCAGAAAAGGTTTTCATAGCAAGCGGCCACGTGGAGAAGTTCGTTGACCCACTCGTGGAGTGTAAGAAGTGCGGCGCGCGCTTCAGGGCCGACCACCTAGTTGAAGATGCTTTAGACATAGACACCGAGGGGATGAGTGCCGACCATTTGACCCAGCTTATAAGGAATCACGACATAAAATGCCCCGAGTGCGGCGGCGAGCTCAGCGACGTCTGGTACTTCAACCTCATGTTCGAGACGAAGATAGGCCCCTACGGCGACCAGAAGGGTTACCTAAGGCCAGAAACGGCCCAGGGCATCTTCGTGAACTTCAGACGCTTAAACGCTTTCGCAAGGAACAAGCTTCCCTTCGGTGTGTTCCAGATCGGGAAGGCCTACCGTAATGAGATCTCACCTAGGCAGGGAATGCTCCGCCTGAGGGAGTTCACGCAGGCTGAGGCGGAGATATTCTTCAACCCGAATGAGACTGAACATCCGCACTTCGACGAGGTCAAGGACGAGGTGCTAAGGCTCTATCCGATAGAGAACCAGCTCAAGAACCTCGGCGAGATTGAGATAACTGCAGAAGAGGCTGTAAAGAGAGGCTACATCATGAACACCTTCTTCGCCTACTACATGGTCATGGTCAAGCGCGTTCTCCTCGACATAGGCATTCCCGAGAGTGCCATACGCTTCCGCCAGCAGCTGCCCGAGGAAAGGGCCCACTACTCCAGCGACACATGGGATGTGGAGATACACAGCGAGCGCTTCGGCTGGGTGGAGTGCGTCGGCGTAGCCTACCGTGGGGATTATGACCTCAGCAAGCACATGAAGATGAGCGGGGCAGATTTAACCGTCCTCATCCACTACGACGAGCCGAAGATAGTCAAACGCCTGATTGTCAGCCTCAACATGAAGCGCGTTGGACCGAAGCTCAAGGGCGACGCCAAGAGGATAAACGAGAAGCTCAAGGCGATGAGCCAGGAGGAGCTCGAAAAGATAGTCAAGAGCCTCAACGAGACCGGTAAAGCCATCATAGACGGCTACGAGCTTGAGAAGGACGACTTCATAATCAAAGAAGTCGAGGAGAAGATAACGGGCGAGAAAATAGTGCCCCACGTCCTTGAGCCGAGCTTTGGAATAGACAGGCCCTTCTACCTGCTCCTCGAGAACTCCCTCGTCATAGAGGAGGACAGAACATACCTGAAGCTCAAGAAGGACATGGCGCCCATAGAAGTCGCCGTTCTGCCGCTCGTTGCGAAGGAACCTCTGAAGAGCATAGCCTACGATGTGTTCAGAAAGCTCCAGAAGGCGGGCTTCATAGCGGTGTACGACGAGAAGGACACGATAGGAAGGCGCTACATTAGGTACGACGAGATTGGAACGCCCTACTGCGTCACGATAGACAACCAGACGCCGGAGGATGGCACGGTAACGATTAGGGACCGCGACACGAGGGAGCAGATGAGGGTGAAGATAGAGGAGCTTCCAGAAAAGCTGAGGGAGCTGATTTTCGGGGAGTGA
- a CDS encoding VIT1/CCC1 transporter family protein: MDEMLKLAREFYKDEYADSVLYAQLAKIEKDEEIKGEFLRLSNIESKHAKFWHDFIVMHGGEVPKPSIKRLTIWSTKLLRKLLGPGSVASLLEMGENSAIQEYFKYLTTYADRFSEEEMRKIREVILDELEHEKFFYESKQRFHVENIRDLVLGMNDGLVEILGAVTGLSAVYPHNPQLVGISGLIVGVAGALSMAIGSFISVRSQRQVNESIRDRMEVLFRVSPERAKEELMDKLIEGGMPEEVAREVAEELANNSDAIMKLLIPEADENEVRAALYTGFAYLLGVAFPVTPYFLASSSLTALPFSILFAGSALAVVATLISLLSGISIRKKVAEMVATGLGAAFLSYLFGRLMEALFNVSAL, from the coding sequence ATGGACGAGATGCTCAAACTCGCTAGGGAGTTCTACAAGGACGAGTACGCGGATTCGGTGCTTTATGCCCAGCTGGCCAAAATCGAGAAGGATGAAGAAATCAAGGGGGAGTTTCTGAGGCTCTCCAATATAGAGTCGAAGCACGCCAAGTTCTGGCACGACTTCATAGTGATGCACGGTGGAGAAGTCCCGAAGCCGAGCATTAAGAGGCTCACCATCTGGAGCACCAAGCTCCTAAGGAAGCTCCTCGGTCCCGGTTCGGTTGCTTCCCTCCTTGAGATGGGCGAGAACAGCGCGATACAGGAGTACTTCAAGTACCTCACGACCTACGCCGACCGCTTTTCCGAGGAAGAAATGAGGAAGATACGGGAGGTCATCCTCGATGAGCTCGAGCATGAAAAGTTCTTCTACGAGAGCAAGCAGCGCTTCCACGTCGAGAACATCCGCGACCTCGTCTTGGGCATGAACGACGGCTTAGTTGAGATACTCGGTGCGGTCACTGGCCTTTCAGCCGTCTATCCTCACAACCCCCAGCTTGTCGGAATAAGCGGTCTCATCGTCGGCGTTGCTGGAGCGCTCTCGATGGCGATAGGCAGCTTCATCTCTGTCCGCTCCCAGAGGCAGGTGAACGAGAGCATTAGGGATAGAATGGAGGTTCTCTTCCGCGTTTCCCCTGAGAGGGCAAAGGAGGAACTCATGGATAAGCTCATCGAAGGAGGAATGCCCGAAGAAGTCGCAAGGGAGGTGGCTGAAGAACTCGCGAACAACAGCGACGCCATAATGAAGCTCCTCATTCCAGAGGCCGATGAAAACGAAGTGAGGGCGGCACTATACACGGGCTTTGCCTACCTGCTCGGCGTCGCATTCCCAGTTACGCCTTACTTCCTGGCTTCAAGCTCCCTAACGGCGCTGCCTTTCTCGATACTGTTCGCGGGCTCTGCTTTGGCCGTCGTCGCAACGCTGATCTCGCTCCTGTCGGGAATCTCAATAAGAAAGAAGGTCGCAGAGATGGTCGCGACTGGCCTCGGAGCCGCGTTCCTGAGCTACCTCTTCGGCCGCTTGATGGAGGCCCTCTTCAACGTCTCGGCGCTTTAG
- a CDS encoding mRNA surveillance protein pelota — translation MQILHEDPKEGKVKVKAETLDDLWHLYHIIDEGDVVYAKTLRKQSQRADSLRAEKVEVIPVFLGVKAEKINFHKFANQVRVTGPIVYASREDVPLGKYHTIAIEEGTVVTIQKPRWREHHIGRLREAVEASKRARVMIVVIDDGEADMALVREYGVEILSSIRYNLGGKRYNTDREAEEKRFFHDVAKTMEEIMGRERVEKAIVAGPGFVKEDFYKFLRENYPELAKKVVIEDTSVTGRTGIYEVIKRGTVDRVYHENRVAKEVQLVEKVLENIARNNGLVAYGLREVEEAVNYGAVETLLVLDELLKGEMREKIEELMDSVRYSRGEVIIVSSEHEGGEKLKALGGLAALLRFRVK, via the coding sequence ATGCAAATACTGCACGAGGACCCAAAGGAGGGCAAGGTGAAGGTCAAGGCAGAAACCCTCGATGACCTCTGGCACCTCTACCACATCATCGATGAGGGGGATGTAGTCTACGCGAAGACCCTGAGGAAGCAGAGCCAGCGTGCCGACTCTCTCAGGGCAGAAAAAGTCGAGGTCATCCCCGTCTTTCTCGGCGTCAAAGCCGAGAAGATTAACTTTCACAAGTTTGCCAACCAGGTGCGCGTTACTGGACCGATAGTCTACGCGAGCAGGGAAGACGTTCCCCTCGGCAAGTACCACACCATAGCAATTGAAGAGGGGACGGTCGTTACAATTCAGAAGCCCCGCTGGAGGGAGCACCACATCGGACGCCTTCGCGAGGCCGTCGAGGCTTCTAAGAGGGCCCGCGTGATGATTGTGGTCATTGACGACGGCGAGGCTGACATGGCGCTGGTGAGAGAATACGGCGTCGAGATACTGAGCAGCATAAGGTACAACCTCGGCGGGAAGAGGTACAACACCGACAGGGAGGCCGAAGAAAAGCGGTTCTTCCATGACGTGGCGAAGACGATGGAGGAGATAATGGGCAGGGAGAGAGTGGAAAAAGCCATCGTTGCGGGTCCAGGCTTCGTGAAGGAGGATTTCTACAAGTTCCTCAGGGAAAACTATCCAGAGCTGGCCAAGAAGGTAGTCATAGAGGACACGAGCGTAACGGGCAGGACGGGCATATATGAGGTCATAAAGCGCGGAACCGTTGACAGGGTTTACCACGAGAACCGCGTTGCCAAGGAAGTTCAGCTGGTAGAGAAGGTCCTGGAGAACATAGCGAGGAACAACGGCTTAGTAGCCTACGGTCTCAGGGAGGTAGAAGAGGCTGTGAATTACGGGGCGGTCGAGACCCTCTTGGTCCTCGACGAGCTGCTCAAGGGCGAGATGAGAGAAAAAATAGAAGAGCTCATGGATTCGGTCAGGTACTCCCGCGGCGAAGTCATTATCGTCAGCTCGGAACACGAAGGCGGTGAGAAGCTTAAGGCATTGGGCGGTCTCGCGGCCCTGCTGAGGTTCAGGGTTAAGTGA
- the pepQ gene encoding Xaa-Pro dipeptidase PepQ, with protein MMMRIERLQKYISEKGLDAALIKRRENLFYFTGSSPVLGGYLVVTPDESVFLVPELEYEEANETSKVPVEKFKTSMELFDKLKSFKIENLGIEESASFGFVNSLREKVGVNNFESIDELIREMRIIKTREEIDVIKAACKIADMAMMVAVEEISEGKREREIAAKMEYAMKVNGAEKPAFDTIVASGWRSALPHGVASDKRIEKGDLVVIDEGALYKHYHSDITRTIVVGNPNPKQREIYEIVLEAQKKAVEAAKPGMTAKELDSVARSVIEEYGYGDYFIHSTGHGVGLEIHEWPRVSQQDDTELKPGMVITIEPGIYIPKFGGVRIEDTVLITENGAKRLTKTERELI; from the coding sequence ATTATGATGAGAATCGAAAGGCTCCAGAAGTACATCTCCGAGAAAGGCCTTGATGCTGCTCTAATAAAGAGGAGGGAGAATCTCTTCTACTTCACGGGAAGCTCACCCGTCCTCGGCGGTTATCTAGTCGTCACCCCAGACGAGAGCGTTTTTCTTGTCCCGGAGCTGGAATATGAAGAAGCTAATGAGACCTCTAAAGTCCCGGTGGAGAAGTTCAAAACCTCGATGGAGCTGTTTGACAAGCTCAAATCGTTCAAAATTGAGAACCTCGGAATCGAGGAGAGCGCCAGCTTCGGCTTCGTCAACTCGCTCCGGGAGAAGGTGGGAGTTAATAACTTCGAATCCATCGATGAGCTTATCAGAGAGATGAGGATAATCAAGACGAGGGAAGAAATAGATGTCATCAAAGCAGCATGCAAAATAGCCGATATGGCCATGATGGTGGCCGTTGAAGAGATAAGCGAGGGCAAGCGCGAGAGGGAAATAGCCGCCAAGATGGAATACGCTATGAAGGTTAACGGGGCAGAAAAGCCTGCCTTTGACACTATAGTGGCCAGCGGCTGGCGTTCGGCGCTCCCCCACGGTGTCGCAAGCGACAAGAGAATTGAAAAGGGGGACTTAGTCGTTATCGACGAAGGGGCTCTCTACAAACACTACCACTCCGATATAACGAGGACAATAGTCGTCGGAAACCCGAACCCGAAGCAGAGGGAAATCTATGAGATAGTCCTTGAGGCCCAGAAGAAGGCTGTTGAAGCGGCAAAACCGGGCATGACTGCCAAAGAACTGGATAGTGTTGCGAGAAGTGTCATAGAAGAATATGGCTACGGCGACTACTTCATCCACTCAACGGGCCATGGCGTCGGCCTCGAAATCCACGAGTGGCCACGCGTCAGCCAGCAGGACGACACCGAGCTCAAGCCCGGAATGGTGATAACCATCGAGCCGGGCATTTACATCCCCAAGTTCGGGGGAGTCCGTATAGAGGACACCGTGCTGATAACCGAGAACGGGGCAAAGAGGCTCACCAAGACGGAGAGGGAGCTCATCTAA
- a CDS encoding 50S ribosomal protein L37e: protein MGSGTAPKGRRNHTPTHIKCRRCGKRSYNIRKGYCASCGFGRSRRMRKYRWSHKWKKKRNLL, encoded by the coding sequence ATGGGAAGCGGGACTGCACCAAAGGGCAGGAGGAACCACACTCCAACTCACATAAAGTGCCGCAGGTGCGGCAAGAGGTCATACAACATAAGGAAGGGCTACTGTGCCTCGTGCGGCTTCGGCAGGAGCAGGCGCATGAGGAAGTACCGCTGGTCCCACAAGTGGAAGAAGAAGAGGAACCTCCTCTGA